One genomic window of Cricetulus griseus strain 17A/GY chromosome 3, alternate assembly CriGri-PICRH-1.0, whole genome shotgun sequence includes the following:
- the Trpc2 gene encoding short transient receptor potential channel 2 isoform X3, producing MGNQVPVIQRVQSPEQKNKTGRMMWAEGRGGNCRNKDHCPAQVLSQIGMGQQEQSKDSTNLRPKVTMVFSLLDSVLFVQAPSAWRHFLCMLPLVERAAHRFQLLPPPRLPRSLCCGCRPQRAHHHLPRSSALFPQPNWTEIVNKKLKFPPTLLGAIQEGQLGIVQQLLESGSDASGGGPLRNVEESEDRSWREALNLAIRLGHEAITDVLLANIKFDFRQIHEALLVAVDTNQPAVVRCLLARLEREKGRKVDTKSFSLAFFDSSIDGSRFAPGVTPLTLACQKDLYEIAQLLMDQGHTIARPHPVSCACLECSNARRYDLLKFSLSRINTYRGIASRAHLSLASEDAMLAAFQLSRELRRLARKEPEFKPQYIALESLCQDYGFELLGMCRNQSEVTAVLNDLGEDSETEPESEGLGQAFEEGIPNLARLRLAVNYNQKQFVAHPICQQVLSSIWCGNLAGWRGSTTIWKLFVAFLIFLTMPFLCIGYWLAPKSRLGHLLKIPVLKFLLHSASYLWFLIFLLGESLVMETQLSTFKGRSQSVWETSLHMIWVTGFLWFECKEVWIEGLRSYLLDWWNFLDVVILSLYLASFALRLLLAGLAYMHCQEASDSTTCHYFTKAERSEWRTEDPQFLAEVLFAVTSMLSFTRLAYILPAHESLGTLQISIGRMIDDMIRFMFILMIILTAFLCGLNNIYVPYQETEKLGNFNETFQFLFWTMFGMEEHTVVDMPQFLVPEFVGRALYGIFTIVMVIVLLNMLIAMITNSFQKIETNPGARARPGEGERGSYRLRVVKALVQRYIETARREFEETRRKDLGTRLTELTKTVSRLQSEVASVQKTLAAGGTPRPPDGASILSRYITRVRNSFQNLGPPTPETPAELTMPGIVETEVSLEADLDAVGEAETPVSGEPSHSSPAHVLVHREQEADGAEDLPLEEGLETKGES from the exons ATGGGGAACCAGGTCCCAGTCATCCAAAGAGTGCAG AGCCCAGAGCAGAAGAACAAAACAGGAAGAATGATGtgggcagaaggaagaggaggaaattgcAGGAACAAAG acCATTGTCCAGCTCAAGTTCTCAGCCAAATAGGAATGGGGCAGCAAGAGCAAAGCAAAGACAGCACCAACCTCAGACCAAAAGTGACGATGGTGTTCAGTCTACTGGACAGTGTCCTATTTGTTCAG gCTCCTTCAGCATGGAGACACTTCCTTTGCATGCTGCCACTTGTGGAGAGAGCTGCCCACCGCTTCcagcttctccctcctcctcGTCTTCCTCGCAGTCTGTGCTGTGGGTGTCGTCCCCAGAGAGCTCACCACCACCTTCCTCGGTCGAGTGCCCTATTT CCACAGCCCAACTGGACTGAGATTGTGAACAAAAAGCTCAAGTTCCCACCCACACTTCTGGGTGCCATCCAGGAGGGCCAGCTGGGTATCGTGCAGCAGCTGCTGGAGTCAGGCTCTGACGCCTCAGGTGGTGGGCCTCTTCGGAATGTGGAAGAGTCTGAGGACCGCTCCTGGAGGGAAGCCCTCAACCTGGCCATCCGTCTGGGCCATGAGGCCATCACTGATGTACTGCTGGCCAACATCAAGTTTGACTTCCGGCAAATACATGAAGCTCTGCTAGTGGCTGTGGACACAAACCAGCCAGCAGTGGTGCGTTGCCTCCTAGCTCGGTTAGAACGGGAGAAGGGTCGAAAAGTAGACACCAAGTCTTTTTCTCTGGCCTTCTTTGACTCATCAATCGATGGCTCCCGCTTTGCCCCTGGTGTCACTCCACTCACACTAGCCTGCCAAAAGGACCTATATGAGATTGCCCAGTTGCTCATGGACCAGGGCCACACTATTGCTCGGCCCCACCCAGTTTCCTGTGCCTGCCTTGAGTGCAGCAATGCCCGAAGATATGACCTGCTTAAGTTCTCGTTATCCCGAATCAACACCTACCGTGGCATCGCAAGCCGGGCTCACCTCTCACTGGCCAGCGAGGATGCCATGCTGGCTGCCTTTCAGCTTAGCCGGGAGCTCAGGCGCCTGGCACGAAAGGAGCCTGAGTTTAAG CCTCAGTACATTGCCCTGGAGTCACTCTGCCAAGACTATGGCTTTGAACTGTTGGGCATGTGCCGGAATCAGAGTGAGGTCACCGCTGTGCTCAATGACCTGGGTGAGGATAGTGAGACTGAGCCTGAATCTGAGGGCCTGGGCCAGGCCTTTGAGGAGGGTATCCCCAACCTGGCAAGATTGCGCCTGGCTGTCAACTACAACCAGAAACAG TTTGTAGCACACCCCATCTGCCAGCAAGTTCTGTCTTCCATCTGGTGTGGGAACCTGGCTGGCTGGCGTGGAAGTACCACCATCTGGAAGCTCTTTGTTGCCTTTCTCATCTTCCTCACCATGCCCTTCCTCTGCATTGGCTACTGGCTGGCACCCAAGTCCCGG CTGGGCCACCTGCTGAAGATCCCAGTGTTGAAGTTCCTGCTGCACTCTGCCTCCTATCTATGGTTCCTTATCTTCCTGCTGGGAGAATCCCTGGTCATGGAGACTCAGCTGAGTACCTTCAAAGGCCGCAGCCAGAGTGTCTGGGAGACCTCGCTTCATATGATTTGGGTCACGG GCTTCCTGTGGTTCGAGTGTAAGGAGGTGTGGATCGAGGGCCTGCGCAGCTATCTCCTGGACTGGTGGAACTTCCTGGATGTGGTCATCCTGTCCCTGTACTTGGCGTCCTTTGCACTGCGCCTCCTCCTGGCTGGGCTGGCTTACATGCACTGCCAGGAAGCCtcagacagcaccacctgccactATTTCACCAAGGCTG AGCGAAGCGAGTGGCGCACAGAGGACCCCCAGTTCTTGGCCGAGGTGCTCTTTGCTGTCACCAGCATGCTGAGCTTCACCCGACTGGCATATATTCTGCCAGCTCACGAGTCGCTGGGCACTCTGCAGATTTCCATTGGCAGGATGATTGACGACATGATCCG GTTCATGTTCATCCTCATGATCATCCTGACTGCCTTCCTCTGTGGCCTCAACAACATCTACGTGCCGTACCAGGAGACAGAGAAGCTGGGCAA TTTCAACGAGACATTCCAGTTTCTATTCTGGACCATGTTTGGCATGGAAGAACACACAGTAGTGGACATGCCTCAGTTCCTGGTTCCTGAGTTCGTGGGTCGGGCCCTGTATGGCATCTTTACCATCGTCATGGTCATTGTGCTGCTCAACATGCTCATTGCCATGATCACCAACTCCTTCCAGAAAATTGAG ACCAACCCTGGGGCAAGGGCCAGGCCTGGGGAAGGAGAACGCGGGTCTTACCGCCTTCGTGTTGTCAAGGCTCTGGTGCAGCGCTACATAGAGACTGCCCGGCGTGAGTTCGAGGAGACCCGCAGGAAAG ACCTGGGCACCAGACTGACAGAGCTGACCAAGACTGTGTCTCGACTGCAAAGTGAGGTGGCCAGTGTGCAGAAGACTCTGGCGGCAGGCGGGACACCACGGCCTCCCGATGGTGCCAGCATCCTCAGTCGCTACATCACCCGAGTACGCAACAGCTTCCAGAATCTGGGCCCCCCCACCCCTGAGACTCCAGCAGAGCTGACCATGCCAGGGATTGTAGAGACCGAGGTCTCTTTAGAAGCTGACCTTGatgctgtaggggaagctgagACTCCGGTGTCCGGAGAGCCCAGCCACTCCTCCCCTGCTCATGTGCTGGTGCACAGGGAGCAAGAAGCAGACGGGGCAGAGGACCTGCCCCTGGAGGAAGGTCTGGAGACCAAGGGCGAGTCCTAA
- the Trpc2 gene encoding short transient receptor potential channel 2 isoform X2, translating to MGNQVPVIQRVQSPEQKNKTGRMMWAEGRGGNCRNKDHCPAQVLSQIGMGQQEQSKDSTNLRPKVTMVFSLLDSVLFVQAPSAWRHFLCMLPLVERAAHRFQLLPPPRLPRSLCCGCRPQRAHHHLPRSSALFPQPNWTEIVNKKLKFPPTLLGAIQEGQLGIVQQLLESGSDASGGGPLRNVEESEDRSWREALNLAIRLGHEAITDVLLANIKFDFRQIHEALLVAVDTNQPAVVRCLLARLEREKGRKVDTKSFSLAFFDSSIDGSRFAPGVTPLTLACQKDLYEIAQLLMDQGHTIARPHPVSCACLECSNARRYDLLKFSLSRINTYRGIASRAHLSLASEDAMLAAFQLSRELRRLARKEPEFKPQYIALESLCQDYGFELLGMCRNQSEVTAVLNDLGEDSETEPESEGLGQAFEEGIPNLARLRLAVNYNQKQFVAHPICQQVLSSIWCGNLAGWRGSTTIWKLFVAFLIFLTMPFLCIGYWLAPKSRLGHLLKIPVLKFLLHSASYLWFLIFLLGESLVMETQLSTFKGRSQSVWETSLHMIWVTGFLWFECKEVWIEGLRSYLLDWWNFLDVVILSLYLASFALRLLLAGLAYMHCQEASDSTTCHYFTKAERSEWRTEDPQFLAEVLFAVTSMLSFTRLAYILPAHESLGTLQISIGRMIDDMIRFMFILMIILTAFLCGLNNIYVPYQETEKLGNFNETFQFLFWTMFGMEEHTVVDMPQFLVPEFVGRALYGIFTIVMVIVLLNMLIAMITNSFQKIEDDADVEWKFARSKLYLSYFREGLTLPVPFNILPSPKAAFYLVRRIFWFLCCCSSCCKAKKSDYPPIPTFTNPGARARPGEGERGSYRLRVVKALVQRYIETARREFEETRRKDLGTRLTELTKTVSRLQSEVASVQKTLAAGGTPRPPDGASILSRYITRVRNSFQNLGPPTPETPAELTMPGIVETEVSLEADLDAVGEAETPVSGEPSHSSPAHVLVHREQEADGAEDLPLEEGLETKGES from the exons ATGGGGAACCAGGTCCCAGTCATCCAAAGAGTGCAG AGCCCAGAGCAGAAGAACAAAACAGGAAGAATGATGtgggcagaaggaagaggaggaaattgcAGGAACAAAG acCATTGTCCAGCTCAAGTTCTCAGCCAAATAGGAATGGGGCAGCAAGAGCAAAGCAAAGACAGCACCAACCTCAGACCAAAAGTGACGATGGTGTTCAGTCTACTGGACAGTGTCCTATTTGTTCAG gCTCCTTCAGCATGGAGACACTTCCTTTGCATGCTGCCACTTGTGGAGAGAGCTGCCCACCGCTTCcagcttctccctcctcctcGTCTTCCTCGCAGTCTGTGCTGTGGGTGTCGTCCCCAGAGAGCTCACCACCACCTTCCTCGGTCGAGTGCCCTATTT CCACAGCCCAACTGGACTGAGATTGTGAACAAAAAGCTCAAGTTCCCACCCACACTTCTGGGTGCCATCCAGGAGGGCCAGCTGGGTATCGTGCAGCAGCTGCTGGAGTCAGGCTCTGACGCCTCAGGTGGTGGGCCTCTTCGGAATGTGGAAGAGTCTGAGGACCGCTCCTGGAGGGAAGCCCTCAACCTGGCCATCCGTCTGGGCCATGAGGCCATCACTGATGTACTGCTGGCCAACATCAAGTTTGACTTCCGGCAAATACATGAAGCTCTGCTAGTGGCTGTGGACACAAACCAGCCAGCAGTGGTGCGTTGCCTCCTAGCTCGGTTAGAACGGGAGAAGGGTCGAAAAGTAGACACCAAGTCTTTTTCTCTGGCCTTCTTTGACTCATCAATCGATGGCTCCCGCTTTGCCCCTGGTGTCACTCCACTCACACTAGCCTGCCAAAAGGACCTATATGAGATTGCCCAGTTGCTCATGGACCAGGGCCACACTATTGCTCGGCCCCACCCAGTTTCCTGTGCCTGCCTTGAGTGCAGCAATGCCCGAAGATATGACCTGCTTAAGTTCTCGTTATCCCGAATCAACACCTACCGTGGCATCGCAAGCCGGGCTCACCTCTCACTGGCCAGCGAGGATGCCATGCTGGCTGCCTTTCAGCTTAGCCGGGAGCTCAGGCGCCTGGCACGAAAGGAGCCTGAGTTTAAG CCTCAGTACATTGCCCTGGAGTCACTCTGCCAAGACTATGGCTTTGAACTGTTGGGCATGTGCCGGAATCAGAGTGAGGTCACCGCTGTGCTCAATGACCTGGGTGAGGATAGTGAGACTGAGCCTGAATCTGAGGGCCTGGGCCAGGCCTTTGAGGAGGGTATCCCCAACCTGGCAAGATTGCGCCTGGCTGTCAACTACAACCAGAAACAG TTTGTAGCACACCCCATCTGCCAGCAAGTTCTGTCTTCCATCTGGTGTGGGAACCTGGCTGGCTGGCGTGGAAGTACCACCATCTGGAAGCTCTTTGTTGCCTTTCTCATCTTCCTCACCATGCCCTTCCTCTGCATTGGCTACTGGCTGGCACCCAAGTCCCGG CTGGGCCACCTGCTGAAGATCCCAGTGTTGAAGTTCCTGCTGCACTCTGCCTCCTATCTATGGTTCCTTATCTTCCTGCTGGGAGAATCCCTGGTCATGGAGACTCAGCTGAGTACCTTCAAAGGCCGCAGCCAGAGTGTCTGGGAGACCTCGCTTCATATGATTTGGGTCACGG GCTTCCTGTGGTTCGAGTGTAAGGAGGTGTGGATCGAGGGCCTGCGCAGCTATCTCCTGGACTGGTGGAACTTCCTGGATGTGGTCATCCTGTCCCTGTACTTGGCGTCCTTTGCACTGCGCCTCCTCCTGGCTGGGCTGGCTTACATGCACTGCCAGGAAGCCtcagacagcaccacctgccactATTTCACCAAGGCTG AGCGAAGCGAGTGGCGCACAGAGGACCCCCAGTTCTTGGCCGAGGTGCTCTTTGCTGTCACCAGCATGCTGAGCTTCACCCGACTGGCATATATTCTGCCAGCTCACGAGTCGCTGGGCACTCTGCAGATTTCCATTGGCAGGATGATTGACGACATGATCCG GTTCATGTTCATCCTCATGATCATCCTGACTGCCTTCCTCTGTGGCCTCAACAACATCTACGTGCCGTACCAGGAGACAGAGAAGCTGGGCAA TTTCAACGAGACATTCCAGTTTCTATTCTGGACCATGTTTGGCATGGAAGAACACACAGTAGTGGACATGCCTCAGTTCCTGGTTCCTGAGTTCGTGGGTCGGGCCCTGTATGGCATCTTTACCATCGTCATGGTCATTGTGCTGCTCAACATGCTCATTGCCATGATCACCAACTCCTTCCAGAAAATTGAG GATGATGCTGATGTGGAGTGGAAGTTTGCTCGCTCCAAGCTCTACCTGTCCTACTTCCGAGAGGGCTTGACGCTGCCTGTGCCCTTCAACATCCTGCCCTCCCCGAAGGCAGCCTTCTACCTTGTCAG GAGAATTTTCTGGTTCCTTTGCTGTTGCTCCTCCTGCTGCAAAGCTAAGAAATCTGACTACCCCCCCATCCCGACCTTT ACCAACCCTGGGGCAAGGGCCAGGCCTGGGGAAGGAGAACGCGGGTCTTACCGCCTTCGTGTTGTCAAGGCTCTGGTGCAGCGCTACATAGAGACTGCCCGGCGTGAGTTCGAGGAGACCCGCAGGAAAG ACCTGGGCACCAGACTGACAGAGCTGACCAAGACTGTGTCTCGACTGCAAAGTGAGGTGGCCAGTGTGCAGAAGACTCTGGCGGCAGGCGGGACACCACGGCCTCCCGATGGTGCCAGCATCCTCAGTCGCTACATCACCCGAGTACGCAACAGCTTCCAGAATCTGGGCCCCCCCACCCCTGAGACTCCAGCAGAGCTGACCATGCCAGGGATTGTAGAGACCGAGGTCTCTTTAGAAGCTGACCTTGatgctgtaggggaagctgagACTCCGGTGTCCGGAGAGCCCAGCCACTCCTCCCCTGCTCATGTGCTGGTGCACAGGGAGCAAGAAGCAGACGGGGCAGAGGACCTGCCCCTGGAGGAAGGTCTGGAGACCAAGGGCGAGTCCTAA
- the Art5 gene encoding ecto-ADP-ribosyltransferase 5 isoform X2 gives MILEDLLMVLSCLGLHTLWKVQAVPILPLSLVPDTFDDAYVGCSEEMDEKAGLLLKEEMARHPLLRESWEAAQEAWEHRRHMLTLPPGFRAQHGIAIMVYTNSSNTLYWELNQAVRTGGGSRELYMRHFPFKALHFYLTRALQLLRDTGGCSRGDGEVVFRGVGSLHFEPKRLGDFVRLGQFTSSSLDETVARGFGNATFFSLRTCFGALIQALSVFPEEREVLIPPHEVFLVTGFFQDGAQRIVTLWSSNQTCSHFNCAYLGGEKRHGCVSSTIGQPELSSTEALALRSGKTMLLAPGELQLSRAGP, from the exons ATGATTCTGGAGGATCTGCTAATGGTCCTCAGTTGTCTCGGCCTGCACACCCTCTGGAAG GTCCAAGCTGTTCCTATCCTGCCCCTGAGCCTGGTTCCAGACACCTTCGATGATGCCTATGTGGGCTGCTCTGAGGAGATGGACGAGAAAGCAGGCCTGCTGCTAAAGGAGGAGATGGCACGCCACCCCCTGCTACGAGAGTCCTGGGAAGCAGCCCAAGAGGCCTGGGAGCACAGGCGTCACATGCTTACTCTACCTCCTGGCTTCAGAGCCCAGCATGGAATAGCTATCATGGTGTACACCAACTCGTCCAACACCTTGTACTGGGAGCTGAACCAGGCTGTGCGGACAGGGGGTGGCTCCCGGGAGCTCTACATGAGGCACTTCCCCTTCAAGGCCCTCCACTTCTACCTGACCCGGGCCctgcagctgctgagagacactgggGGCTGCAGCAGGGGTGATGGGGAGGTGGTGTTCCGAGGCGTGGGCAGCCTTCACTTTGAACCCAAGAGGCTGGGGGACTTTGTCCGATTAGGACAGTTTACCTCCAGCTCTCTGGATGAAACAGTGGCTCGCGGGTTTGGTAATGCCACTTTCTTCAGCCTAAGGACTTGTTTTGGGGCTCTTATCCAggctctgtctgtcttccctgaGGAGCGTGAGGTGCTGATACCCCCACATGAAGTCTTCTTGGTCACTGGGTTCTTCCAGGATGGAGCCCAGAGAATAGTAACTCTCTGGAGTTCTAATCAGACCTGCAGCCACTTTAACTGCGCCTATTTGGGTG GGGAGAAGAGGCATGGCTGTGTGTCCTCAACAA taggacagccagagttatccTCCACAGAGGCCTTGGCTCTGCGATCAGGAAAGACAATGCTCTTGGCCCCTGGGGAGTTGCAGCTCTCTAGAGCTGGACCCTGA
- the Art5 gene encoding ecto-ADP-ribosyltransferase 5 isoform X1, giving the protein MILEDLLMVLSCLGLHTLWKVQAVPILPLSLVPDTFDDAYVGCSEEMDEKAGLLLKEEMARHPLLRESWEAAQEAWEHRRHMLTLPPGFRAQHGIAIMVYTNSSNTLYWELNQAVRTGGGSRELYMRHFPFKALHFYLTRALQLLRDTGGCSRGDGEVVFRGVGSLHFEPKRLGDFVRLGQFTSSSLDETVARGFGNATFFSLRTCFGALIQALSVFPEEREVLIPPHEVFLVTGFFQDGAQRIVTLWSSNQTCSHFNCAYLGGEKRHGCVSSTTVGQPELSSTEALALRSGKTMLLAPGELQLSRAGP; this is encoded by the exons ATGATTCTGGAGGATCTGCTAATGGTCCTCAGTTGTCTCGGCCTGCACACCCTCTGGAAG GTCCAAGCTGTTCCTATCCTGCCCCTGAGCCTGGTTCCAGACACCTTCGATGATGCCTATGTGGGCTGCTCTGAGGAGATGGACGAGAAAGCAGGCCTGCTGCTAAAGGAGGAGATGGCACGCCACCCCCTGCTACGAGAGTCCTGGGAAGCAGCCCAAGAGGCCTGGGAGCACAGGCGTCACATGCTTACTCTACCTCCTGGCTTCAGAGCCCAGCATGGAATAGCTATCATGGTGTACACCAACTCGTCCAACACCTTGTACTGGGAGCTGAACCAGGCTGTGCGGACAGGGGGTGGCTCCCGGGAGCTCTACATGAGGCACTTCCCCTTCAAGGCCCTCCACTTCTACCTGACCCGGGCCctgcagctgctgagagacactgggGGCTGCAGCAGGGGTGATGGGGAGGTGGTGTTCCGAGGCGTGGGCAGCCTTCACTTTGAACCCAAGAGGCTGGGGGACTTTGTCCGATTAGGACAGTTTACCTCCAGCTCTCTGGATGAAACAGTGGCTCGCGGGTTTGGTAATGCCACTTTCTTCAGCCTAAGGACTTGTTTTGGGGCTCTTATCCAggctctgtctgtcttccctgaGGAGCGTGAGGTGCTGATACCCCCACATGAAGTCTTCTTGGTCACTGGGTTCTTCCAGGATGGAGCCCAGAGAATAGTAACTCTCTGGAGTTCTAATCAGACCTGCAGCCACTTTAACTGCGCCTATTTGGGTG GGGAGAAGAGGCATGGCTGTGTGTCCTCAACAA cagtaggacagccagagttatccTCCACAGAGGCCTTGGCTCTGCGATCAGGAAAGACAATGCTCTTGGCCCCTGGGGAGTTGCAGCTCTCTAGAGCTGGACCCTGA